The following are encoded in a window of Limibacter armeniacum genomic DNA:
- the thiD gene encoding bifunctional hydroxymethylpyrimidine kinase/phosphomethylpyrimidine kinase, translated as MQYHKALTIAGSDSGGGAGIQADLKTFAALGCHGSSAITAVTAQNTLGVTAIHPIPTDIVEAQIAAVFEDMGAKAVKIGMLHSPEIIESVARQLRKYQPEFIVVDPVMVATSGDRLIQEEAVDALKEYLFPLATVITPNLPEASLLLGHQVDEGHMLKEAQELLQWGSDSVLLKGGHMSGMIRDTWVARGYTPLVISHEKVDTPNTHGTGCTLSSAITALLARGIVLENAIEKAIDYVKMTIMAGSNLHLGKGSGPVHHFFHYWKNKK; from the coding sequence AAGCAGACTTAAAGACATTTGCAGCATTAGGCTGCCATGGCAGTTCTGCTATTACAGCCGTCACGGCTCAAAACACTTTAGGAGTAACTGCCATACACCCTATTCCGACTGACATTGTAGAGGCACAAATCGCTGCTGTATTTGAAGACATGGGTGCTAAAGCAGTCAAAATTGGCATGCTTCACTCACCTGAAATTATCGAATCTGTCGCAAGACAACTCCGTAAATATCAGCCTGAGTTTATTGTGGTGGATCCAGTAATGGTAGCTACAAGTGGAGACAGGCTAATTCAGGAAGAGGCGGTGGATGCCCTAAAGGAATATCTTTTCCCTTTGGCTACAGTGATTACGCCAAACCTGCCCGAAGCTTCTTTACTTCTGGGACATCAGGTGGATGAGGGACACATGCTCAAAGAGGCTCAGGAGTTACTCCAGTGGGGTAGTGATTCTGTACTCTTAAAGGGTGGTCATATGTCGGGAATGATTCGTGACACATGGGTTGCTCGTGGGTATACACCTTTGGTTATCTCTCACGAAAAAGTCGACACCCCAAACACACACGGTACCGGATGTACACTCAGCAGTGCCATTACAGCTTTACTAGCTCGGGGAATTGTATTGGAAAATGCGATCGAGAAAGCAATTGACTATGTAAAGATGACAATCATGGCAGGCAGCAATCTGCACTTAGGTAAAGGAAGCGGTCCTGTTCATCACTTTTTTCACTACTGGAAAAACAAAAAATGA
- the tenA gene encoding thiaminase II produces MKFTQTLWEENTATYEQIVALPFNQELTNGTLDTNKFKFYVNQDAHYLAEYGRALSIMAAKSPDTKLVLDFIKFAEGAIVTEQLLHGSYFEQFDFELSGSKSPTCLNYTNFLLATCSLKSLEEGMAALLPCFWIYREVGLHILGNTAKDNPFQAWIDTYSGEEFADAVEKAIAITDKLAEEASPTLRAKMKEAFTMSCKMEYLFWESAYRQEAWVI; encoded by the coding sequence ATGAAATTCACACAAACACTTTGGGAAGAAAATACTGCGACCTATGAACAGATTGTCGCGCTTCCATTCAATCAGGAGTTAACCAATGGTACATTGGATACCAATAAATTCAAGTTTTATGTCAACCAGGACGCTCACTACTTAGCAGAATACGGTCGAGCACTTTCTATAATGGCAGCCAAATCTCCTGACACGAAACTGGTATTGGATTTTATCAAGTTTGCTGAAGGAGCTATTGTTACAGAACAGCTATTGCATGGCAGCTACTTTGAGCAATTTGATTTTGAACTTTCAGGGAGTAAATCCCCTACTTGTCTGAATTACACCAATTTTCTGTTAGCAACCTGCTCTCTGAAGAGTCTAGAAGAAGGCATGGCTGCTTTACTTCCTTGCTTCTGGATTTACAGAGAAGTTGGTCTCCATATTTTAGGAAATACAGCAAAAGACAATCCGTTTCAAGCTTGGATTGACACCTACTCAGGTGAAGAATTTGCGGATGCTGTTGAAAAAGCCATTGCCATAACCGACAAACTGGCAGAAGAAGCTTCTCCAACTTTAAGAGCCAAAATGAAAGAAGCCTTTACCATGTCTTGCAAAATGGAGTACCTCTTCTGGGAAAGTGCATACAGACAAGAAGCTTGGGTTATATAA